TTTTTATTTGTGAGGATATGATCAAGTACAGCTAATGCCCGTTCCGTGGAAAGATGCCAGTTGTTTCTGAATTTTGTTTTGATCGGAACATTATCCGTATGGCCTTCGATATTGATATAATTTTCAGGGTAGGAAGCCAGGATTTCCTTGATTTTATCTATGGCGGGAAGGATGGCAGGTTTCAATTCCGCAGATCCGCTATCGAAAGAAATCTTATCATCAATATTGATTACCAATTTATTATGAAATCGTTTCAACCGGATCTGACCGGACAGGATCTCTTTGGAAAGTTTTTCTTCCAGTTCTTTTGCCTGTTCCGAGAGACGATCCAATTCTCTTTTTTGATTTTTAGTCAATTGTTTCAGATTATTGATTTCATTTTCCAGATTACGGATACGTTCCTTGAATTCGTCCGTCTTGGATTCGTATGAATCGCGTAACGCTTGTTCCTTCTGAAGGCAGGCTCTCTCCTGGTCTTCCAGTTTTTTCTTGAGAGAATCTATTTCCTTTTTGTCTTTTTCTTCTCTTCTTCTGGCATCATCGGAAATTTCTTTTTCCTTATCCGTTCCTTTTTTCTCCAGACCACGTATGCGGATATCGTAATCACGCATTTTATCTCCGTAGTCTTCTTTGTCTTTGGCGCGATTTCTTTTTTCCAGCTCCAGATCTTCCGTCAGGTTTCTGAGCTTGGATTGAAGTTCTTTTTTCTCTTCTTCATGCAATGCCAGATCGTTTTCGTATTGTTTGCGAAGATCCTGCAATTCCAATTCCAAAGCGTATTTTTCTTTGTAAAGTTGGTTGTATTCAATCGGAAAGTAAATCCAATCCGCCAATAGACTTGCAGGGAATAATAATAATACCAGCAAACATTTTGTTTGAAGTAGTCGATTGTACATTTTACTTTGCATCTTCCAATGTATCTTCAATATTTACTTTAGGGAGTTTCTGAGCTTCGTTTTTGACTCTTTCCCAATCCGCCGTCTTTTTTCTCGTCTCCGTTTTTCTGTTTCCATACTGAGATTCGAAAGTTTGTTTTTTGATAAAGTCTTCGTCTTTCGGGGTTTTGCCTTGAGATTCCTGAAATTTAACTGCGATCTCCGCACGAACCAGTTCCAGTTCCGCGATGGATTCGGACAACAAAGATTCCTTCATGGCAAGATAAGCGGTGTCTTCTTTTTCTTTTTGGATCCAAACAAGTAGTCTTGTTTCTTCTTTGGATTTTTCCAGATCGGAACTTTGTGCTTCATCTAAGTATCGTTTGGCGCCTTGGCTGTCGTCTTTCAATAAGGCGAGTTTTTCTTTTTCCCTGAGTAGGGAGGAAACAGCGGAATGTTTTAAAATTTTGGATTTGGAAATTTTGATGGATTGAGATGTGAGTTCGTTCGTTTTCTTTTGGGAACTGACTTCGTTTTTAAGAGCTACCACTTTTTGTTTTAATACTT
The nucleotide sequence above comes from Leptospira kobayashii. Encoded proteins:
- a CDS encoding OmpA/MotB family protein → MYNRLLQTKCLLVLLLFPASLLADWIYFPIEYNQLYKEKYALELELQDLRKQYENDLALHEEEKKELQSKLRNLTEDLELEKRNRAKDKEDYGDKMRDYDIRIRGLEKKGTDKEKEISDDARRREEKDKKEIDSLKKKLEDQERACLQKEQALRDSYESKTDEFKERIRNLENEINNLKQLTKNQKRELDRLSEQAKELEEKLSKEILSGQIRLKRFHNKLVINIDDKISFDSGSAELKPAILPAIDKIKEILASYPENYINIEGHTDNVPIKTKFRNNWHLSTERALAVLDHILTNKNLNPKNFSAAGFSEYQPIVPNSTKENKALNRRVDIVVVPRALGNQNPQE